The DNA window acttttttttctacaaaattcttGAAAGTGTTGATAGTCGTCTTTCCTGTTTGATAACAACGCAAATTTTATTTATACCCTACTATTTACttgctgcaaaagaaaaaaaatataatatatgtggaagcATGGAGATAAGTTTTATTTGCTACACATTCAAGCAGATCTATCACCGGTAGATGTCACCCAATGTGAAAAATGACCTTTATTACAACTAACTGGGTGGAGGTTTTTATTATATTAAGcgaaatgtaaaataaaagctgAAATCTGATAGGACTGTTTGAGCAATTACTTTATGACCGCCTTGCATTTGTTCTGACACATTTCCCAACTGTTTCCAAAATCCTCCCTTGTAGTCAGAAACGTGTAGAACTTACAATATTCCTGCACCATCCACCCATAATAATAGTATCTTTGGCTTTAATTTATCTCAAAGATACATTTATTGCATAATTTTAATGCTTACTGTTACCTGCCTAGGAACATACAGTGTACATAAGTTATATTTATAAATTGCTAATACTTGttgaaataagaaactttgtcatatattttattaaaggaaaATGCCCCATTATTTGCCTCCCTctgtcccttcactgctctcatCTATATACCATTTAGAGAGGACCTTtgatgtcctcatgaaagtgcagttttatataccgctagaaatccgacagtgcgatCAATTCAGCACTTTCCTGCTAAGTTCATTTGCTACGAACCTTTCAGAGGGCAAATGCTAAATGTCATATGTTGGTTCTCAGCCTCTAGCTATAGATTAGGATTCCGAtcgggggggtcccaagcagaccctctgaacagaaacccaagtgcagatgtgaacctagcctacacAGAAGATGGTGTGTTAAATTGCATTAGGATAGTGTAGTGCCATATTGGCTGGTGTGAATTGTCAACTTTGCTGGTGGATAAGAAGGGAGAGTTAACTCCTTGCTTATCTGTATCCCTGCTGCAGTATAACAATCGTTTATGTAATATACTGACTTGGAAGGGATTGGACAGTCTTTTCACATTGTTGATCGCTCGCATTAGCTTGCTTCAGATTCTGTTAAAAATTTTTTGATTACTCCTATAAAGATACAAACTtgctttgtgttttgttttttttggttttgttttatcaCGTTCTTCATTCCTGCACAATACAATTGTCAGAGGATAGAAACATATGTGTTATTTGTTACACAGTAAGTGTATATTTGTAATTGTAGTTACAGAGGCAGAATTTGTTGCCATTTCAATACCTGACAGTACAACTTTAAGCACGGTCTCATTATTTGTCACACAACAGGGGAATTCATCCAAATTAAGAGACACAAAATGTCATTAAAATCGGCAGAATGTACACCTTGTTGCGCATATGAAGAAGCAATTTCTTGCTTACACAATGTGTGTTTACATATGGCAAGTCCTTGATATTGTGATGCAATTGTAATTGTAGTCACATTGTGGATAAGTAGGGCACCAACACCTGGATGAGGATTTCATATCCAGATCATTGAGTAAAAGCATTCACACATCAAATTGTGTAGAATAACTAAAGTTCTTAAAGTGGTTGCATTTTCACATTACAAACAGCAACAACAAAATTGTTTGCATCTTATAGGagcctgtcaggtccaaaatgcctttcaaaccaataatagtgctgtgcaggggcctttaataggaggaGAAGTTtgactttgtggccacaaactgatgaagctggttaatttgcatatctataaaatGATGATAATCTCAGCATTGCAAGTATAGGTGTGGCCTGATTTAGGACATTTTGTCCACATCGACAAATGTGACGTAATCAGCATAGACAAGAGGCCATTGGGACCATAAAGCTCTGGCCACTGATCATTATAGTTCTAGTTATCGAGCCCACACAAATCCAAAGAATAGGTCATCACTAGGTTAGTCCTTGAAAACACCTGCACATCACTATTATTATTGTTTCGGGAGACATTTTGtaactgacagattccctttaaagggtttttcccatctcaCGATTTCAgcagtttgtttttttgtctcttctcacttcctgtatttctcccccctccctcctgctgaacgggacactgaagtatcacattACTTatatagatcagataatatgcacatgcttgtagagaaggactcagtgctatctgtgcgtttacatagagagataacagactctgctttatcagcaacctgcaattagctgaactgattgtcttgccagcagaacagtgagtgatgtcacttgtcctatcttacaggtccatggttataataatgatgtgtaaacaatgggaggaataagttcacatagcaggcaaaaaaagcagcatttgtaaagcaatatatttaggaaaagtcttcaatttacataatctaccagtatagataagattctagagatgggaatacccctttaaagcatatGATTGCACCAGAATCAAAATGCACAACATCTTTACATCCACAAGCTACTTCAAAGAGCCATATTGTCACTGATCACGTGTTACATATGAATAATTTTAAATGAAACAAATTAATTCGCAAAAATATTAGATCTTGCTATAATATTGTACCACTAATTTATACAAAATGTATTGATATAAATTGTAGAACTAAACTAATGTCACATACCTACTTGTCTACGACTGGACAGTGAGAATTTGGAGAAGCCAACATATGCACTAATACTACAGACTCCGTAAAAATGGTAAAGTGGTTAtaaaatgtcctcattattatcaGGACAAAACATTGTACAATTGTAAGGAATATTTGAATTGCTGTTGTAAAATACAGTAGATAAATGACGCTGTCAGATGGTAGACTGCATCTATGTAGCATTGAAACCTTACTGAGTAATCCATGTTCGGAAGAAGCTCTCTTGGGGTTTGTTTCAGTCTCCTTCATAGATGGCTTTTTACTGTTATACCAGTTTGATGTATGCGGAGTGACAGGGTAACTGGTTTCATCAATAATATGTGGTGTCTTGTCACTTGTACTAATCTTGTCCCAGGGACTTAATGGTGTTGTTACCATATAAGGGCCGCTCGTCTCTTCTCTTATTGTTGTGGAGGGACAGATTAATGCTTGTAACGCCAACACACGTACCGTCTTCAACGCTGGAGGATTTGTACAAATTAGCGACATATGGTTTGGGACCTTTTCCGTGTTTTTTTCTAACCAGGACCTAAACCCCTCAAGTTTGCAATCACATATCCAAGGATTGTCTTCAAGATAAACCCTTTGAAGTTTTGGTAACACCGTGAGCAAGTTGCCTGGTAGAGCTGTTATTTTGCTGTTATTTAGATATACATATTGAAGATTTAGAAGAGGTTGAAATAAATTATCAGGGACGTCATGTAATTTATTATTGTACAAGGAAAGAATTTGTAGGCTTTGTAAGTCCTGGAAGAGTCCCACGGGAAGAGAAGTGAAGGCATTAGAATACAAATACAGTTCCACAAGTTTGATCAGACCACTGAAAGCATCTTTTGGAAGAGAGTGAAGTTTGGTGTTCTTGGTGAGAACGAGAACTTGTAGATTAGTTAAATTACTAAAAATGAAATTAGGGATTGTTGAAAGGGATGTGCCCCAAAGCCTGAATGACCTAAGAGTATCTATTTTACCAAACAATACATTAGGCAGTTCAGTTAATGGATTTTCATACAGAGACAATGTTTCCAACTTCAGTAAATTCAGAAATAATCCTTCAGCCAATGTTGTTAGGCGATTTTTCTGCAATGACAATTTTTTTAGTTTCGGAAGCTGATAAAATGCTTCTTTGTCAATTATTTCAATTAGGTTTGAATGTAAATGAAGTTCAACCAATTCCATGAGATCATCAAACATCCCATATGGTATCTCTACCAATAGGTTACCACTGAGTAATAGATGTGTTAGCTTAGACAATGACGTAAAAATGTTTTTTGGCAAAGCCCGGAGCTTGTTTATAGACAAATTTAGGATTTCTAGTCTGATCAAGTTATTAAATATTGATGGATCAAGGTGAAACAACAAATTTTCATCCAGGAACAAATGCTCAAGATGAACTAATGTACTAAAGACACCAGTGGGCAAAGAGCTCACATTGTTTTTACTTAGCCTGAGTGTTTTCAAGAGCGGGAATTTCTGTAAAGCTCCAGGTCTTATTACAGACAATCGGTTGCTCTGTAAGAAGAGTCGCACAGTAAGAGGCATTTGTTGGAAGCTGAACTCCGTCAATTCTGCAGCTTGTGTGCCACTTACACGAACGTATGTAAAATTATAAGGGATGTTAAAAGTGGCAATGTCTGTAACTGCTACATCTTCGCAAGCAACAGAGTCTTTCACTGTGCATGTGCATCTAACCGGACAGACTGTGGTAACGGCAGAAAGGCTTGGTATAGTCAGTAGTACGAGAAAAATCATGACTGATGAAGACCCTACAAGGCAGAATAAAGATTGTGATATATAAATGAAGCATAAGAtaggtaaaacataaaaaatttagTATAAAAAGTCTAGAATTATTAAAAACAATAGCCATGCACAAAACACAACACTATAAGCCTACCTGTGCGATGTAACACATCCAAGACAGATGTCACACAGACAATAAACTAAAGAGCTGACAGTTATATAGGCAACAAAGTGTATCCTGCAGATAACAAGGATGCTGTCAAGTGAGAAAACAAAGCTAGAAATAGAATTCTAACAAGCTACAGTCTTTTAATAGTTAAAATTTACATATTCATTGCTTTACTTAACtctttaaggacacagggtaggGTAGTTTGGATGTTAATGTGACTCATTTGATATTTTCCTTCTCCGCCTAccaaaatccataacttttttttttttttacattttttgttgaTATTGCTATGTGAGGACTTGTAGCTTTGTCACCATTTTGGGATACATGTGTTTTGCTtcgcttttattaatgttttgagatgaatccatgtgaaaaaaacccaattctattattttttcaattttttttacggCAGTAACTCTGTTTTATAAATGACATGGCAATTTTGTCCGGCGGGTCATTAAGATTAGAGCgatactatatttatattggtATATTGATTTTTGGAAATTAACAATGTGCCtggggtcactgtattctgatACCTATAACTTTTTTGCTGCTTTGTTAACAGGATCTTTATTTGTAGAGtaagctgtagtttttattggtaccaatttttggtatgactttttgataacttttttattgctatttatgTGGGGATGGCAAGGTGATGAAAATACACGTTGctgtttttttagatttttttttagtgttcgctgtacatgatatctgcaacaaaatattagATGAGAATTTTATCTGTAGAAGGAGAAGTATGGAAACATCACGGAAAGAAAACTAGATGGATTAAAGTATGAGCAGTTCTGCCCATGAGTGTTTTCTTCAAGTGAGAAGTTGTAAGGACCACCGTAGTGACTGCTATGGGGCCGACCACCTTAGTGGCCGcgattgtaaggattggagtcagggtcaggcagtgcaaagtgacatagctgggaaagcaacactgtgcaactaatgacaaaaggggtcgtaggccctgcagctataactatgctgtaatatctgagatgaggcagaccaatgcacttcctaattgaagtgcgcctaccacgactccttacgcttctatcccggtggctaggataaggggagaggaggccctgaaagtcctagggactggagtcacggggtcacacctaaacagaaagcacagtgtaaatgcaatgcaaaacaaaagactaaacagaatggaaccagggaggaccacaagtctcagcaagacacagaagagaaggcgaggtcagacgagcaagaggtcaagccaggagatataataaaaggtaccaaatcaaaagacaagggatagtcaaaaatacaagccgggtcaaaaaaacaagaaacatatggaatacaaacagacagggaatcagactgagcagggggaccaggaaacacaaagtgaatggctggcaaggatccatgcctgggaggggattaaatagcagcagaaaaacacacctgatggctaacggcatggagactgaaggcaaggaaaagattaacccttaatgacctaagcacacccaatagaactcctaacacgtctcccagagagacgccgcgcagcaaggagaccgcggcgagtCCGTATCCTGACAGCGATGGGCCCCTGCtgcctttaaaaagaaaaaaaaggtcaTTACAATCTGGAGTAATCCAAGCAGGTAataggccttatttacttaccaatccccactccttCCTATGGCCGCCTCCAGTTCCCATGTTGCCCTCCAGGTTTCCCCATACATCTCTCATGTCATTGGGACGCACAGGATGCCCTGTTGGGCAGGttgaggtggctgtgagcaggagtggggataagtaaggctgtgggcctgcagcaagagtatttgttggactactctggggtctcttcagagtagAGGGCTGAAAACAGCAGGTAGTCGCACTGTagccactattttttttttaaaaaaactctatataaataatagtttgtGAGTGGTGTACCCCATAATACCGGGACAATACTGGGTGGAAGATCCACTATGGGACCTTATACTGTGcaaagggtccactatgggacattatactgtgcggaggggtctctatgggacattgtactgtgtggaagggccgttATGGGACATTGTACAGCTGCAAATACTATTGTCTTCTAAGAGCACAAAGTTTTTATTTCACACAATGCTACACCTTACCAGTCAAAACTTTATCACTGGTAGCTAACAAAGACCATTTAAAAGACCATTGTTAACAGGTTAATGATCAGCTAAAAAAGCTGCGTAGCCAGTGATCAGATAGTGTGTGGGCATAAAATTGCTTGCAGATTGGCATCATACCTCTTTCTGTTACACAATATGTGTTGGTGCCCATTGACCTattatattgttgtttttttttaaagaaatttcccATTTTGTTGCCAAATGTGCTGGCTCAATATTATCTCTCACAGAGACTCTCAACCTACAAAAGgttggggactagagatgagcgagtactatttgaaacggcagtttcgaatagcacgcacccataggaataaatggacgctggcacgcagggggttaagcagcaggacgccagccctggctgcatccattcattcctatgggtatgtgctattcgaaactgccgtttcgaatagttctcactcatctctattgaggaCCTCTGATCTGCTGTACATTTATCCCTGAGATAATCCAGGTATAAAATAGGTATATAAAATCCACAGCAGGCCCCGAAATCCAATTTGATTTTCTCACTATATTTAATTTGGTGTTTTAGAAACACTTATCACTTATGTTGTATaatattttttgtaatttattatttatttatgaagCATCAGCAATGCAAGGGCACTGGACTTCATTCACATGGACAAGACATGGAGGACTTTCCCTGTTTTCCTGATATCCAGTTGTATCCCCAGCAATATGACACATCCTCCACCATCCTTTgggtaggggataagtgtctaaattgggacaacccctttaagaaagataAAACTAATGCTTAGGGTTTCCAGATTTCCGTTGGTTGTTAGTTATTAATGCAACAATTGTATCTTGCCTGGTACacctgttttctgtctgtctctctctatagatagatagacagacagacagggaaagagacacacacacacacacacatatatatattataatatactatattacatacaCACCCAGAAAGTCAGACAAGCATATAGCATCTTTCATATGCTTTATTTTGGCCAACAAAAttacgttgtacattacataACCGGGACGACCATTGCTCAGTTATAGAATCTACTATCAAAGTTTTGCCAATAAGTATTCCATATCACAATTTCTATTACTCAGTTAATTGTAGATTAATAAAACTATTTTGTTAGGATTGACTTTAAAATGTCTATTCTATCTTCCTGGGCCTGGAGAGAGTGCACTTAGTGGAATTAACATACGGACTAATACTACGGGCTCATTCACAGATCTAAAGTATGTATAGAGTTTCCTAATTCTCAGCAAGCAGCAGCAGGTTACAAGTATATAAAACATTTGCATTGCTAGGTTGAGTAAAACAACACAGTAAATAATTCTGCCACATGGAAGGTAATGCCTAAAAATCTTTTTAACATAAAAACGATGTAAAGGATTATCTACGACAATTCTCACGGTGGTTGTTCCCATATTATTGGATGGACTTGTACTATTAGATAAATGCCAGCCGGTGGAAGGATCAGTCGTAGACACCTCAGTTTGACTTACAACAAAATGCATTACTTTAGCGTTAACCTCCTCACCAGTCATAGAAGCCTCAGTTTCACCGACAACAAAATGTGTTACTTTAGAGTTCGCCTCCTCACCAGGGTTTGACATACTGATAACACCATGCCAAGAACTGGTAGGAGTTGGGGACACATAGTAAGTGGTCTCATCAGCTGTAGAATAGGGACACACCAAGTCATCAGCTTTTAATACTGGTATTCCTGCCAGAAATGAAGGACTCTCACAAACAAGGGAGCTAGCATTGTACACCTTGTCCAAATTCTGCACAAGCCACGTCTTGAAGTCTTGAAGTCTGCAGTCACATCTCCATGAATTACCATCAAGATGAACTCTTTGAAGTGTTGGTACCAACCCAAAAATGTTCCCTGGAAGAGTTTTTATTTCACTGCCATTTAAATAAACAGTTTTAAGATTTTTAAGAGGTTTAAAGAGAGTCTCTGGGAGACTATCAAAAGTATTACTGTGCAAGGAGAGAACTTCCAGGCTTTGTACATCCTGGAAGATGTCCTCAGGTAAAGAGCTAAGATTATTTGTATGCAAAGACAGTGCCAGAAGTCTATGCAGACCACTGAAAGCATCTGATGGAAGACTATAAAGATTTGGGTTCCTAGTTAGAATAAGACTTTCCAGATTAGTTAAATTGTCAAAGACAAAATT is part of the Leptodactylus fuscus isolate aLepFus1 chromosome 3, aLepFus1.hap2, whole genome shotgun sequence genome and encodes:
- the LOC142196906 gene encoding uncharacterized protein LOC142196906 — encoded protein: MLSSYSGELQNMGLPTNVMLLLVMTRVMAAESFCPVKCDCSKKDLLSCKDKSISDIAELAIPHNFTFVQISGTRVVEVTDKSFQKMSFTLRLSLESNRLSTISPGAFQDFPLLMSLKLSNNALHSLPSGVFDALSDLEQLFLDRNLLSALDPHIFKNLRNLTELALNRNRLKELSHELFAHQINLKILNLSRNKLSGLPDNIFSSLQALTTLTLYENLLTTITSPMFYNLTELVKLSLYSNAIQVIHKGAFYHVHKLRELALHKNNLQTLPDELFLHVNKLQILFLYDNPLTELPNVLFGKLDLLGSLWLYNTSLSTIPNFVFDNLTNLESLILTRNPNLYSLPSDAFSGLHRLLALSLHTNNLSSLPEDIFQDVQSLEVLSLHSNTFDSLPETLFKPLKNLKTVYLNGSEIKTLPGNIFGLVPTLQRVHLDGNSWRCDCRLQDFKTWLVQNLDKVYNASSLVCESPSFLAGIPVLKADDLVCPYSTADETTYYVSPTPTSSWHGVISMSNPGEEANSKVTHFVVGETEVSTTDPSTGWHLSNSTSPSNNMGTTTVRIVVDNPLHRFYVKKIFRHYLPCGRIIYCVVLLNLAMQMFYILVTCCCLLRIRKLYTYFRSVNEPVVLVRMLIPLSALSPGSSSVMIFLVLLTIPSLSAVTTVCPVRCTCTVKDSVACEDVAVTDIATFNIPYNFTYVRVSGTQAAELTEFSFQQMPLTVRLFLQSNRLSVIRPGALQKFPLLKTLRLSKNNVSSLPTGVFSTLVHLEHLFLDENLLFHLDPSIFNNLIRLEILNLSINKLRALPKNIFTSLSKLTHLLLSGNLLVEIPYGMFDDLMELVELHLHSNLIEIIDKEAFYQLPKLKKLSLQKNRLTTLAEGLFLNLLKLETLSLYENPLTELPNVLFGKIDTLRSFRLWGTSLSTIPNFIFSNLTNLQVLVLTKNTKLHSLPKDAFSGLIKLVELYLYSNAFTSLPVGLFQDLQSLQILSLYNNKLHDVPDNLFQPLLNLQYVYLNNSKITALPGNLLTVLPKLQRVYLEDNPWICDCKLEGFRSWLEKNTEKVPNHMSLICTNPPALKTVRVLALQALICPSTTIREETSGPYMVTTPLSPWDKISTSDKTPHIIDETSYPVTPHTSNWYNSKKPSMKETETNPKRASSEHGLLSKVSMLHRCSLPSDSVIYLLYFTTAIQIFLTIVQCFVLIIMRTFYNHFTIFTESVVLVHMLASPNSHCPVVDKCHLREDHHRDMDNSEEDRQSQGPGEPQPKVLVPTTPLTVDSDLSCADQQTSPCSSRCAIPQLLGNNIVDARVTESLHTHHRCLEFPVGRKAIQRLVLMWKDGSAKLSLLPLILFNVKFLF